DNA sequence from the Entomomonas asaccharolytica genome:
CAGCCTCTGTCAGTTGTACCCAAGCACATATAGATCAAAGCAATAAAACGATTATTGATCTATTAGCAACATGGCTAACAGAACTGGGATTTACTTGCGAAATATCACAAGTGACCAAAGGTAAATATAACTTACTAGCACAATATGGTTCAGGCTTAGGTGGTCTTGTGTTAGCGGGTCATACTGATACCGTTCCCTATGATGAATCACTGTGGAATAGTAATCCATTAGATTTATTTGAAGCAGACAATCGCTGGTACGGTTTAGGTAGCTGTGATATGAAAGGCTTTTTTGCTATTGCTATTCAAGCCTTACAACCTCTACTTGAGCAATCGTTTAAAGCCCCTCTCTTTATTCTTGCTACCTGTGACGAAGAAAGTTCAATGAGTGGTGCAAGAGCGTTAGTAGCCAATCAACAAAAATTTGGACGTGCTGCAGTTATCGGTGAACCCACCAACCTACGCCCTATTCGTCTACATAAAGGTATTATGATGGAACGAATAGAATTACTAGGACAAAGTGGTCATTCTTCAAATCCCGCGTTAGGTCATAGCGCGCTTGAAGCAATGAATGATGTTATCACTGAACTCATCAAACTACGTAAGCAGTGGCAACAAGAATTTCAGAATCCATTATTTACTGTTCCCTACCCTACTTTAAATTTTGGTTGTATTCATGGTGGTGATAATCCTAATCGGATTTGTGGCCAATGTGCTTTAGAATTTGATTTAAGACCTTTACCTAATATGTCGGCTGATGAACTTAGAATGGCTATAAATAATAAACTAAAACCTATTGCTGAACAGCATCAGGTAAAAGTTGACTACAAGCCATTATTTAGTCATGTACCAGCCTTTGAGCAAGGGGCTAATTCTGAGTTAGTGAAGCTTGCTGAAAAACTAACAGGCCATCAAAGCGAAGCGGTTGCTTTTGCTACAGAAGCACCTTATATTCAACAAGTAGCAGGTGATACCATCGTATTGGGTGCTGGCTCAATAGATCAAGCTCATCAGCCTAATGAATACTTATCTCTTTCCCAAATAGAACCTTATACTTTATTATTACGCCAATTAATAGCATACTATTGCTTATAAATTAATCAGGAGCCTAACGCAGTGAAACGACGATAAAACGAACTAACTCATGAATATAAGTTAACTCTTTTCGTTTTAACAATAGGTTCTTATTATGTTTGATTTTGATTACGTACAATGGCTTCGGCAAGCATCCCCTTATATTAACGCCCATCGGGAAGGTACTTTTGTTGTTATGCTCCCTGGTGAGGGCATAGAGCATCCTAATTTTAATAATATTATCTATGACTTAGTTTTATTACATAGCTTAGGCGTGCGTTTGGTTTTGGTACATGGTTCAAGACCCCAAATTAATAAAAAAACTGCAGAAAAACAGATTACTCCAAAATATCATAAAGGCTTACGCATTACCGATACGGCAACATTAGAATGTGTAACAGAAGTAGTTGGAAGGCTGCGCAGTATTTTTGAAGCAAAACTTTCTATGGATTTAGCTTCATCGCCCATGCAAGGTTCAAGATTACGCGTTACTAGTGGTAATTTTGTCACCGCTAAACCGCTTGGCGTGGTAGATGGTATTGATTACCAGCACACAGGTGAAGTAAGAAGAATTGATCGTAAAGGTATTATCCGCCAGCTTGATGAAAGAAATATCGTACTTCTTTCACCTCTTGGTTACTCTCCTACAGGCGAGATTTTTAATTTATCCTGTGAAGATGTAGCAATGGCCACTGCTATAAAACTACAAGCGGACAAACTGATTCTTTATGGAGAGCAAAAAGGTATTTTCAATGAGCAAGGTGAGCTTATTCGTGAATTACGCCCCAATGAAGCCTTACCCCATATTACAAGGCTTGCCAATGATTACCAAGCAGAATTACTGAATGCTGCTGTTGAGGCCTGTCGGCAAGGTGTGCAACGCTCACAAATTGTTTCCTATGCTGAAAATGGTGCTTTATTAGCAGAACTATTTAGCCGTGATGGCAATGGAACGCTAGTAGCCCAAGAACAGTTTGAAACCATTAGAGAAGCCACAATTGAAGATATTGGTGGTCTAATGGAGCTTATTCGTCCCTTAGAAGAACAAGGTATATTAGTACGTCGCTCCCGTGAAGTACTAGAAAGAGAAATTAACCAATTCTCTCTAATTGAGCGAGAAGGAATGATTATTGCCTGCGCTGCGCTTTATCCCATTGCAGACTCAGATGCAGGGGAGTTAGCTTGCTTAGCAGTTAACCCAGATTATCGCCATGACCATAAAGGTGATAGCTTATTATCTAGAATAGAGCAACGTGCACGCCAACAAGGTATTAAAACCTTATTTGTACTTACAACCAAGACCGCCCATTGGTTTTTAGAACGTGGTTTTAATCCAAGTAGCGTTGAGCAGCTACCAGCTGCTCGTGCATCTCTATATAATTTTCAGCGTAATTCTAAGGTGTTTGAAAAGACTATTTAATATAAAAATAACAAGGTAATACAATGAAAACAAAAGCAGTTTTAACACAACAAGAAGTACAAAAAATATTAACTGCTGCTCGTGAAGAGGCATTAAAAAACAATTGGGCAATGGCAATTGCC
Encoded proteins:
- the argE gene encoding acetylornithine deacetylase; amino-acid sequence: MTLPSFKQQFRQLLQAASVSCTQAHIDQSNKTIIDLLATWLTELGFTCEISQVTKGKYNLLAQYGSGLGGLVLAGHTDTVPYDESLWNSNPLDLFEADNRWYGLGSCDMKGFFAIAIQALQPLLEQSFKAPLFILATCDEESSMSGARALVANQQKFGRAAVIGEPTNLRPIRLHKGIMMERIELLGQSGHSSNPALGHSALEAMNDVITELIKLRKQWQQEFQNPLFTVPYPTLNFGCIHGGDNPNRICGQCALEFDLRPLPNMSADELRMAINNKLKPIAEQHQVKVDYKPLFSHVPAFEQGANSELVKLAEKLTGHQSEAVAFATEAPYIQQVAGDTIVLGAGSIDQAHQPNEYLSLSQIEPYTLLLRQLIAYYCL
- the argA gene encoding amino-acid N-acetyltransferase, coding for MFDFDYVQWLRQASPYINAHREGTFVVMLPGEGIEHPNFNNIIYDLVLLHSLGVRLVLVHGSRPQINKKTAEKQITPKYHKGLRITDTATLECVTEVVGRLRSIFEAKLSMDLASSPMQGSRLRVTSGNFVTAKPLGVVDGIDYQHTGEVRRIDRKGIIRQLDERNIVLLSPLGYSPTGEIFNLSCEDVAMATAIKLQADKLILYGEQKGIFNEQGELIRELRPNEALPHITRLANDYQAELLNAAVEACRQGVQRSQIVSYAENGALLAELFSRDGNGTLVAQEQFETIREATIEDIGGLMELIRPLEEQGILVRRSREVLEREINQFSLIEREGMIIACAALYPIADSDAGELACLAVNPDYRHDHKGDSLLSRIEQRARQQGIKTLFVLTTKTAHWFLERGFNPSSVEQLPAARASLYNFQRNSKVFEKTI